The proteins below are encoded in one region of Aeromonas veronii:
- the rraA gene encoding ribonuclease E activity regulator RraA, translated as MEYNTSELCDIYQDMVDVLEPMLCSFGGRASFGGVITTVKCFESNGLIRELVKENGAGRVLLIDGGGSMRRALIDSEIATTAAENEWEGIVCYGCVREVDILEDLDIGIQALAAIPVGADSKDVGETDLPVNFGGVTFLPDDHLYADTTGVILSPDALDIE; from the coding sequence ATGGAATACAACACTTCAGAACTGTGCGACATCTATCAGGACATGGTGGATGTGCTCGAGCCCATGCTCTGCTCCTTCGGCGGCCGCGCCTCGTTCGGCGGCGTCATCACCACGGTCAAATGCTTCGAATCCAACGGCCTTATCCGTGAACTCGTGAAAGAGAACGGCGCCGGTCGCGTCTTGCTGATCGACGGCGGCGGCTCCATGCGCCGGGCCCTGATCGACAGCGAGATCGCTACCACGGCGGCGGAAAACGAGTGGGAAGGGATCGTCTGCTATGGCTGCGTGCGCGAGGTCGACATCCTGGAAGATCTCGACATCGGCATCCAGGCCCTGGCCGCCATCCCGGTCGGCGCCGACAGCAAGGACGTGGGTGAGACGGATCTGCCGGTGAACTTCGGCGGCGTCACCTTCCTGCCGGACGATCACCTCTATGCCGACACCACCGGGGTGATCCTCTCCCCCGATGCCCTCGACATCGAGTAA
- a CDS encoding DUF3630 family protein has product MTWQVTAMDEEAGVLTLDCPGLCWDNFPTLAEALVQGWELTALERDWGADRHSWLLEFEGSPLRLEFEHHGGCWLEVVHPVDREVVLWLGRQHRG; this is encoded by the coding sequence ATGACGTGGCAAGTGACGGCGATGGACGAGGAGGCAGGTGTGCTGACTCTGGACTGCCCCGGGCTCTGCTGGGACAACTTCCCCACCCTGGCAGAGGCACTGGTGCAGGGGTGGGAGCTGACAGCCCTCGAGCGGGATTGGGGCGCCGATCGTCACAGCTGGCTGCTGGAGTTTGAAGGCAGCCCGCTGCGGCTGGAGTTCGAGCACCATGGCGGCTGCTGGCTGGAGGTGGTGCATCCGGTCGATCGGGAGGTGGTGCTCTGGCTGGGCCGCCAGCATCGGGGGTGA
- the nirD gene encoding nitrite reductase small subunit NirD — protein MKLACQLNDIFPGTGVCALLEGRQIALFRPSEAPEVFAIDNRDPFFAASVLSRGIICEHEGELWVASPLKKQHFRLSDGHCLENAAMSVQSYPVEVRDQQVWVAV, from the coding sequence ATGAAACTCGCATGCCAACTCAATGACATATTCCCGGGTACCGGCGTCTGCGCCCTGCTGGAAGGACGCCAGATCGCCCTGTTCCGCCCGAGCGAAGCGCCCGAAGTGTTCGCCATCGACAACCGGGATCCCTTCTTCGCCGCCAGCGTGCTGTCGCGGGGCATCATCTGCGAACACGAGGGGGAACTCTGGGTCGCCAGTCCGCTCAAGAAGCAGCACTTCCGCCTGAGCGACGGTCACTGCCTCGAAAATGCGGCCATGTCGGTGCAGAGCTACCCCGTCGAAGTCCGCGACCAACAGGTCTGGGTCGCCGTCTAA
- a CDS encoding 7-cyano-7-deazaguanine/7-aminomethyl-7-deazaguanine transporter encodes MNLTPAQHQTALVRLALFHILIIASSNYLVQLPITIFGFHTTWGAFSFPFIFLATDLTVRIFGAGLARKIIQTVMLPALAVSYVLSVLFFEGSYQGLGHLAEFNLFVARIALASFMAYLVGQFMDVVVFNRLRLLRAWWVAPAASTLFGNLVDTIAFFSIAFWRSTDPFMAEHWVEIATVDYVFKLLISLGLFVPLYGVLLRYLSRKLVGEVGLDGLRTAPRQA; translated from the coding sequence ATGAATCTGACCCCTGCTCAGCACCAGACGGCGCTGGTGCGTCTCGCTTTGTTCCACATCCTGATCATCGCCAGCAGCAACTATCTGGTGCAGCTGCCGATCACCATCTTCGGCTTCCACACCACCTGGGGCGCCTTCAGCTTCCCATTCATCTTCCTGGCCACCGACTTGACGGTGCGGATCTTCGGTGCCGGCCTCGCCCGCAAGATCATCCAGACGGTGATGCTGCCGGCGCTGGCGGTCTCCTACGTGCTCTCCGTCCTGTTCTTCGAGGGCAGTTATCAGGGGCTGGGCCACCTTGCCGAGTTCAACCTGTTCGTGGCACGTATCGCCCTGGCCAGCTTCATGGCCTATCTGGTGGGCCAGTTCATGGACGTGGTGGTGTTCAATCGCCTGCGCCTGCTCAGGGCCTGGTGGGTGGCGCCGGCGGCCTCGACCCTGTTCGGCAACCTGGTGGACACCATCGCCTTCTTCAGCATCGCCTTCTGGCGCAGCACGGATCCCTTCATGGCCGAGCACTGGGTCGAGATAGCGACCGTGGATTATGTATTCAAGCTGCTGATTAGCCTGGGATTATTCGTGCCACTCTACGGCGTCTTGCTGCGCTATCTCAGCCGCAAGCTGGTGGGAGAGGTCGGATTGGACGGCCTGCGAACCGCGCCCCGTCAGGCATGA
- the nirB gene encoding nitrite reductase large subunit NirB, with translation MSKVRLAVIGNGMVGHRFIEELIERADPGQFEITVFGAEPRPAYDRVHLSSYFSHHTSEDLSLVKPGFYEKHGIRLLLGEAVKLIDRAKGEVHSNKGTVVAYDKLILATGSYPWVPPIQGSQHHECFVYRTIEDLKEIRSAAKSGKSGVVIGGGLLGLEAAGALKALGLETHVVEFAPVLMAEQLDGQGGQLLRRKIESMGVQVHTSKSTSEILMHGGKEAKHRLAFADGSMLEVDVVVFSTGIRPQDTLGRYCELTIADRGGVLIDDHCLTSDPDIYAIGECAAWQGRFFGLVAPGYKMAQVTVDHLLGGDNRFEGADMSAKLKLLGVSVGSIGDAHGRTPGSHSYVFQDDQAGVYKKIVVSEDNSRLLGAVLVGDVEDYGNLLQMMLNALPLPAHPDALILPAYAGAKPTLGVDALPESAQICSCFDVSKGDIARAVAEGHTTLAAIKQHTKAGTGCGGCVPLISQVLNAELVKQGIEVNNHLCGHFPYSRQELFHLVKVEGIKSFDELLAKHGHGHGCEVCKPTVGSILASCWNDYVLTPQNTQLQDTNDIFLGNMQKDGTYSVIPRMAGGEVTPEGLLAVAEVARDYQLYTKITGAQRIGLFGAQKDDLPAIWRKLLAAGFETGQAYAKALRMAKTCVGSTWCRFGVQDSVGLGVFLENRYKGIRTPHKMKFGVSGCTRECAEAQGKDVGIIATDAGWNLYVGGNGGMKPRHADLLASDLDRETLITLIDRFMMFYVTSADKLQRTASWLTSLEGGIDYLREVIVDDKLGLNETLERDIQALIDSYECEWSRTLNEEEQLKRFSHFINSDKRDPDVQFVTEREQHRPATPAERIPVYQIEMEAK, from the coding sequence ATGAGCAAAGTCAGACTGGCCGTCATCGGTAACGGCATGGTGGGGCACCGCTTCATCGAAGAGTTGATCGAACGGGCCGACCCCGGCCAGTTCGAGATCACCGTCTTCGGTGCAGAACCCCGCCCCGCCTACGATCGTGTCCATCTCTCCTCTTATTTCTCCCACCACACCAGCGAAGATCTCTCCCTCGTCAAACCCGGCTTCTATGAGAAACACGGCATCCGCCTGCTGCTCGGCGAGGCGGTCAAACTCATCGATCGCGCCAAGGGCGAGGTGCACTCCAACAAGGGCACTGTGGTCGCCTATGACAAGCTGATCCTGGCGACCGGCTCCTATCCCTGGGTCCCTCCCATCCAGGGCAGCCAGCACCACGAATGCTTCGTCTATCGCACCATCGAGGATCTGAAAGAGATCCGCAGCGCCGCCAAAAGCGGCAAGAGCGGTGTGGTGATCGGCGGCGGCCTGCTCGGTCTGGAAGCCGCGGGAGCCCTCAAGGCGCTGGGCCTCGAGACCCACGTGGTGGAATTCGCTCCCGTGCTGATGGCGGAACAGCTCGACGGCCAGGGCGGCCAGCTGCTGCGCCGCAAGATTGAATCCATGGGGGTGCAGGTTCACACCAGCAAGAGCACCAGCGAGATCCTGATGCACGGCGGCAAGGAGGCGAAGCATCGCCTCGCCTTCGCCGATGGCAGCATGCTGGAAGTGGACGTGGTGGTCTTCTCCACCGGTATCCGTCCGCAAGACACCCTCGGCCGTTACTGCGAGCTGACCATCGCCGACCGTGGCGGTGTGCTGATCGACGATCACTGCCTCACCTCGGATCCCGACATCTATGCCATCGGCGAGTGCGCCGCCTGGCAGGGACGCTTCTTCGGTCTGGTGGCGCCGGGCTACAAGATGGCCCAGGTCACCGTGGACCACCTGCTCGGCGGCGACAACCGCTTCGAAGGGGCGGACATGAGCGCCAAGCTCAAGCTGCTCGGCGTCTCCGTCGGCTCCATCGGCGATGCCCATGGCCGCACGCCCGGCAGTCACAGCTATGTGTTCCAGGACGATCAGGCTGGCGTCTACAAGAAAATCGTGGTGAGCGAGGACAACAGCCGGTTGCTCGGCGCCGTGCTGGTGGGTGACGTGGAAGATTACGGCAACCTGCTGCAGATGATGCTCAATGCCCTGCCGCTGCCGGCCCACCCGGATGCGCTGATCCTGCCCGCCTATGCCGGCGCCAAGCCGACCCTGGGGGTCGACGCCCTGCCGGAATCCGCCCAGATCTGCTCCTGCTTCGACGTCTCCAAGGGCGACATCGCCCGGGCGGTCGCCGAGGGCCACACCACGCTCGCCGCCATCAAGCAGCACACCAAGGCCGGTACCGGCTGCGGCGGCTGCGTACCCCTCATCAGCCAGGTGCTCAACGCCGAGCTGGTGAAGCAGGGCATCGAGGTCAACAACCACCTCTGCGGCCACTTCCCCTACTCCCGTCAGGAGCTGTTCCACCTGGTCAAGGTGGAGGGGATCAAGAGCTTCGACGAGCTGCTGGCCAAGCACGGTCACGGCCATGGCTGCGAGGTGTGCAAACCCACCGTCGGCTCCATCCTCGCCTCCTGCTGGAACGACTATGTGCTGACCCCGCAGAACACCCAGCTGCAGGACACCAACGACATCTTCCTCGGCAACATGCAAAAGGACGGCACCTACTCCGTCATCCCGCGCATGGCCGGTGGTGAAGTCACGCCGGAAGGCCTGCTGGCGGTAGCCGAGGTGGCCCGCGACTACCAGCTCTACACCAAGATCACCGGTGCCCAGCGCATCGGCCTGTTCGGCGCCCAGAAAGACGACTTGCCCGCCATCTGGCGCAAGTTGCTGGCCGCCGGTTTCGAGACCGGCCAGGCCTACGCCAAGGCGCTGCGCATGGCCAAGACCTGCGTCGGCAGCACCTGGTGCCGCTTTGGGGTGCAGGACAGCGTCGGCCTCGGGGTCTTCCTCGAGAACCGCTACAAGGGCATTCGCACCCCCCACAAGATGAAGTTCGGTGTCTCTGGCTGTACCCGCGAATGTGCGGAGGCCCAGGGCAAGGATGTCGGCATCATCGCCACCGACGCGGGCTGGAACCTCTATGTCGGCGGCAACGGCGGCATGAAACCGCGCCACGCCGACCTGCTCGCCTCGGATCTCGACCGCGAGACCCTGATCACGCTGATCGACCGCTTTATGATGTTCTACGTCACCAGCGCCGACAAACTGCAGCGTACCGCCAGCTGGCTCACCAGCCTGGAAGGCGGTATCGACTACCTGCGCGAGGTGATCGTCGATGACAAGCTCGGACTGAACGAGACCCTGGAGCGCGACATCCAGGCCCTCATCGACAGCTACGAATGCGAGTGGTCCCGCACCCTGAATGAAGAAGAGCAGCTCAAACGCTTCAGCCACTTCATCAACAGCGACAAGCGCGATCCGGACGTGCAGTTCGTCACCGAGCGGGAGCAGCACAGACCGGCCACCCCGGCCGAGCGCATCCCCGTCTACCAGATAGAAATGGAGGCAAAGTGA
- the mgtE gene encoding magnesium transporter has product MSLPAKNNAKQREQDRSRILTLLLADDALTDSLLDPQGGQDAELRDQTRELTQLVNSLPAADVADALESLPPDERHVLWQQVNPERHGQILVEASETVWDSLISGMSDKELLHALRSLDIDDQIYLGQYLPRNLMGRLLTSMAPEQRDRVREVIRYGKHTVGAMMDFDLVTVRAEISLGAVQRYLRLRGQIPPNTDKLFVTDKRNRLQGELPLTTVLLHKPETLVGEVMEKDPVTFDPEDNDEAAARTFERDDLVSAAVVDAKGKLMGRLTVAEVVDLVYEESDTDLRRMGGISEDEDVFAPVTKAVKTRWAWLAINLCTAFMASRVIGLFEHSISQLVALAALMPIVAGIGGNTGNQTITMIVRALALQQIQTGNVSFLLWRELGVALINGLVWGGTMGVVTYFLYQDAALGAVMTLAMVLNLLVAALMGVIIPMTMTRLGRDPALGASVMITAITDTGGFFIFLGLATLFLL; this is encoded by the coding sequence ATGTCTCTCCCCGCCAAGAACAACGCCAAACAGCGTGAACAAGACAGATCCCGCATCCTCACCCTGTTGCTGGCCGACGATGCGCTCACCGACAGTCTGCTCGACCCCCAAGGGGGGCAGGATGCCGAGCTGCGGGACCAGACCCGCGAACTGACCCAGCTGGTCAACAGCCTGCCCGCCGCCGACGTTGCCGATGCCCTGGAGTCCCTCCCCCCGGACGAGCGCCACGTACTCTGGCAGCAGGTGAACCCCGAGCGCCACGGCCAGATCCTGGTGGAGGCGTCGGAGACGGTGTGGGACAGCCTCATCAGCGGCATGAGCGACAAAGAGTTGCTGCACGCTCTGCGCAGCCTCGACATCGACGACCAGATCTATCTCGGCCAATACCTGCCCCGCAACCTGATGGGACGGCTGCTCACCTCCATGGCCCCCGAGCAGCGGGATCGGGTACGGGAGGTGATCCGTTACGGCAAGCACACGGTCGGCGCCATGATGGACTTCGATCTCGTCACGGTGCGCGCCGAGATAAGCCTGGGGGCGGTACAACGCTACCTGCGCCTGCGCGGCCAGATCCCCCCCAACACCGACAAACTGTTCGTCACCGACAAGCGCAACCGGCTGCAGGGGGAATTGCCCCTCACCACTGTGCTGCTGCACAAACCAGAGACCTTGGTCGGGGAGGTGATGGAGAAAGATCCCGTCACCTTCGACCCGGAAGACAACGATGAGGCGGCGGCCCGCACCTTCGAGCGGGACGATCTGGTCTCCGCCGCCGTGGTGGATGCCAAGGGCAAGCTGATGGGACGCCTCACCGTCGCCGAGGTGGTGGACCTGGTCTATGAGGAGAGCGATACCGATCTGCGCCGCATGGGGGGGATCAGCGAGGATGAAGACGTGTTCGCCCCCGTCACCAAGGCGGTGAAGACCCGCTGGGCCTGGCTCGCCATCAACCTCTGTACCGCCTTCATGGCCTCCCGGGTCATCGGCCTGTTCGAGCACAGCATCTCGCAACTGGTGGCGCTGGCGGCCCTGATGCCCATCGTCGCGGGCATCGGCGGCAACACCGGCAACCAGACCATCACCATGATAGTGCGAGCGCTGGCACTGCAGCAGATCCAGACCGGCAACGTCTCCTTCCTGCTGTGGCGGGAGCTGGGCGTCGCCCTCATCAACGGCCTGGTGTGGGGGGGGACCATGGGGGTCGTCACCTATTTCCTCTATCAGGACGCGGCGCTGGGCGCCGTCATGACCCTCGCCATGGTGCTGAACCTGCTGGTGGCGGCCCTGATGGGGGTCATCATCCCCATGACCATGACCCGGCTGGGACGGGATCCCGCCCTCGGTGCCAGTGTGATGATCACCGCCATCACCGACACCGGCGGCTTCTTCATCTTCCTCGGGCTGGCGACCCTGTTCCTGCTCTGA
- the nirC gene encoding nitrite transporter NirC produces the protein MYTETINKCAANAARINRFERSDKLGFWLSAAMAGAYVGLGIILIFTLGNLVDASVRPLVMGATFGIALTLVIIAGSELFTGHTMFLTFGVKTSKISMGDLLRILPQTWAGNLLGSIAVALIYSYGGSLLPDAGSLAHKVALAKTQAPALTLFMKGILCNWLVCLAIWMALRTEGAAKFIAIWWCLLAFIASGYEHSVANMTLFALSWFGAHSDAYTLGGIGHNLLWVTLGNTVSGALFMGLGYWYATPKAERPIAVTDTADTVSQTQTA, from the coding sequence ATGTATACCGAAACCATCAACAAGTGCGCCGCCAACGCGGCCCGCATCAACCGCTTCGAGCGCAGCGACAAGCTCGGCTTCTGGCTCAGCGCCGCCATGGCGGGAGCCTATGTGGGCCTTGGCATCATCCTCATCTTCACCCTGGGCAACCTGGTGGATGCCAGCGTGCGTCCGCTGGTGATGGGGGCCACCTTCGGCATCGCCCTGACCCTGGTGATCATCGCCGGCTCCGAGCTGTTCACCGGCCACACCATGTTCCTCACCTTCGGGGTGAAGACCAGCAAGATTTCCATGGGGGATCTGCTGCGCATCCTGCCCCAGACCTGGGCCGGCAACCTGCTCGGCTCCATCGCGGTGGCGCTGATCTACTCCTACGGCGGCAGCCTGCTGCCGGACGCGGGCAGCCTGGCCCACAAGGTGGCGCTGGCCAAGACCCAGGCCCCGGCCCTGACCCTGTTCATGAAAGGGATCCTCTGTAACTGGCTGGTTTGCCTCGCCATCTGGATGGCGCTGCGCACCGAGGGCGCCGCCAAGTTCATCGCCATCTGGTGGTGCCTGCTGGCCTTCATCGCCTCCGGCTACGAGCACTCGGTCGCCAACATGACCCTGTTCGCCCTCTCCTGGTTTGGCGCCCACTCAGACGCCTACACCCTGGGCGGCATCGGCCACAACCTGCTGTGGGTGACCCTGGGCAACACCGTCTCCGGCGCCCTCTTCATGGGTCTGGGCTACTGGTATGCCACCCCCAAGGCCGAGCGCCCGATCGCCGTGACCGACACCGCTGACACCGTCAGCCAGACCCAGACCGCCTGA
- a CDS encoding methyl-accepting chemotaxis protein gives MLIRHKLILNTALVATAMLTLSGLFFYASKESRHMMEAQRRVDGLELSMVQLRRAEQDFLLHKDLAVIDRFNIMLAQTHALDQALSADDSLDAARAGLMGLDTQVSAYGKAFNELVAQQQKIGLGPEDGLYGQLRAAVHKVEEALKAQDQQALLITMLQLRRAEKDFMLRSDIQYLARFQTLHADFQQGLGNLPQEQRGVLEQASEQYRNDFVALVQGMQVLGLDEASGLRGQMHTLVQEAEQALESVGQQIEDELASQTASFNRLMLICGVLIIMVIGFMSVLLGRSIGRPIARVNDTVNRIRQDNDLRLRIALKGDDEMAQLAGNLDVMLDGFRQLIGDVKQSVNTLTGAADHLSDNVRRTSEGAQRQLLETDQVATASTEMGSTIEEIARSTEQAASDAAATNHKADEGRGAVEQTVNQIHSLAEQLEQASGEVAQLQKESETIGSVLGVIRGIADQTNLLALNAAIEAARAGEQGRGFAVVADEVRNLAIRTQQSTQEIAAIIGSLQQQTDNIVGRMALCREQGGNSAQQATQAGELLGQITQDVTRIMDMSTQIAAAIEQQSLVANEVNRNVSSIRDIAEASSQMAQDNAQSSQGLSEQARLLNRAVEQYRV, from the coding sequence ATGCTGATCCGCCACAAGTTGATACTGAATACCGCCCTGGTCGCCACGGCCATGCTGACCCTGAGCGGGCTTTTCTTTTACGCCAGCAAGGAGAGCCGGCACATGATGGAGGCGCAGCGCCGGGTCGATGGACTCGAGCTCTCCATGGTGCAACTGAGGCGCGCCGAGCAAGACTTCTTGCTGCACAAGGATCTGGCGGTCATCGACAGATTCAACATCATGCTGGCGCAAACCCATGCGCTCGATCAGGCCCTGAGTGCCGATGACAGCCTGGATGCTGCCCGGGCGGGCTTGATGGGGCTGGATACCCAGGTCAGCGCCTATGGCAAGGCCTTCAACGAGCTGGTCGCCCAGCAGCAGAAGATAGGGCTGGGACCCGAGGATGGCCTCTATGGTCAGCTGAGGGCGGCGGTACACAAGGTGGAGGAGGCGCTCAAGGCACAGGATCAACAGGCTCTGCTCATCACCATGTTGCAATTGCGGCGGGCGGAGAAGGACTTCATGCTGCGCTCCGATATCCAGTACCTCGCGCGTTTCCAGACCCTGCATGCCGACTTCCAGCAGGGGCTCGGCAACCTGCCACAGGAGCAGCGCGGCGTGCTCGAACAGGCCAGCGAACAGTACCGAAATGACTTCGTTGCCCTGGTTCAGGGGATGCAGGTGCTGGGGCTGGACGAGGCCTCCGGACTGCGTGGCCAGATGCACACCCTGGTGCAAGAGGCCGAACAGGCACTCGAAAGCGTCGGCCAGCAGATCGAGGATGAACTGGCCAGCCAGACGGCGAGTTTCAACCGGCTGATGCTGATCTGCGGCGTCCTGATCATCATGGTCATCGGCTTCATGAGCGTGCTGCTGGGGCGCAGCATCGGCAGACCCATCGCCCGGGTCAATGACACGGTCAATCGCATCCGTCAGGACAACGATCTGCGCCTGCGCATCGCCCTCAAAGGGGATGACGAGATGGCGCAACTGGCGGGCAATCTGGATGTGATGCTGGATGGCTTCCGTCAGCTGATCGGGGATGTGAAGCAGAGCGTCAACACCCTGACCGGTGCGGCGGATCACCTCTCGGACAACGTGCGCCGAACCAGCGAGGGGGCCCAGCGCCAGTTGCTGGAGACGGATCAGGTGGCGACCGCCTCCACCGAGATGGGCTCCACCATCGAGGAGATCGCCCGCAGTACCGAGCAGGCGGCCAGCGATGCTGCCGCCACCAACCACAAGGCCGATGAGGGGCGCGGAGCGGTCGAGCAGACCGTCAACCAGATCCACAGCCTCGCGGAGCAGCTGGAGCAGGCCTCCGGCGAGGTCGCCCAACTGCAGAAGGAGAGCGAGACCATTGGCTCTGTGCTTGGGGTGATCCGGGGCATAGCGGATCAGACCAATCTGCTGGCCCTCAATGCGGCCATCGAGGCGGCGCGGGCGGGGGAGCAGGGCCGTGGTTTCGCGGTGGTGGCGGACGAGGTGCGCAACCTCGCCATCCGCACCCAGCAGTCGACCCAGGAGATCGCCGCCATCATCGGCTCACTGCAACAGCAGACCGACAACATAGTGGGTAGGATGGCGCTCTGCCGGGAGCAGGGGGGCAACAGTGCACAGCAGGCGACCCAGGCCGGTGAGCTGCTCGGCCAGATCACCCAGGATGTCACCCGCATCATGGACATGAGCACCCAGATCGCCGCCGCCATCGAGCAGCAGAGCTTGGTGGCCAACGAGGTGAACCGCAACGTCAGCAGCATCCGCGATATCGCAGAGGCATCGAGCCAGATGGCGCAAGACAATGCCCAGTCCAGCCAGGGATTGAGCGAGCAGGCCAGGCTGCTCAACCGGGCGGTGGAACAATACCGGGTGTGA
- the cysG gene encoding siroheme synthase CysG, which yields MDYLPIFCRLDNKPVLLVGGGDVAERKARLLLDAGAWLTVVAPKLDPELATLATNGTIHWLAGEFEPDQLAGKWLVVAATDRREVNALVYQSANQAGIFANVVDDPKRSSFIMPSIIDRSPLMVAISSGGKAPVLARLLREKLEALLPQHLGAVAAFAGGLRARVKARFASMGERRQFWERLLGTDRLGQALARGDKAAANQLADHLFANDAAAKGEVILVGAGPGDPGLLTLHALRQMQQADVVVHDRLVSDEVMALVRRDAKRIFVGKLAGNHCVPQEGINQLLLDEARKGQRVVRLKGGDPFIFGRGGEELETLVGSGVGFQVVPGITAASGCAAYAGIPLTHRDHAQSVRFVTAHGKGGTQDLDWPLLARDKQTLVFYMGLSSCTTIREQLMAHGKDGSTPVALIERGTQPCQRVIRGTLDQLPELAVGVESPALIMVGSVVTLADQLAWFGQANGPEQAQVSA from the coding sequence ATGGACTACTTGCCCATCTTTTGCAGACTCGACAACAAACCCGTGCTGCTGGTCGGCGGTGGCGACGTGGCGGAGCGCAAGGCGCGCCTGCTGCTGGACGCCGGTGCCTGGCTGACGGTGGTGGCCCCCAAGCTCGATCCCGAGCTGGCTACCCTGGCTACCAACGGAACAATCCACTGGCTGGCTGGTGAATTCGAACCGGATCAGCTGGCTGGCAAGTGGTTGGTGGTGGCAGCTACCGACAGGCGTGAGGTCAATGCCCTGGTCTACCAGAGCGCCAACCAGGCCGGCATCTTTGCCAACGTGGTGGATGACCCCAAGCGCTCCAGCTTCATCATGCCGTCCATCATCGACCGCTCGCCGCTGATGGTCGCCATCTCCTCCGGCGGCAAGGCCCCGGTGCTGGCCCGCCTGCTGCGGGAGAAGCTCGAAGCCCTGCTGCCCCAGCATCTGGGTGCCGTCGCAGCCTTCGCCGGTGGCCTGCGGGCGCGGGTCAAGGCTCGCTTCGCCAGCATGGGGGAACGGCGCCAGTTCTGGGAGCGATTGCTCGGCACCGATCGCCTCGGCCAGGCCCTGGCCCGGGGCGACAAGGCTGCCGCCAACCAGCTCGCCGACCACCTGTTTGCCAATGATGCTGCCGCCAAGGGAGAAGTGATCCTGGTCGGTGCCGGTCCCGGCGATCCCGGTCTGCTCACCCTGCATGCCCTGCGTCAGATGCAGCAGGCGGACGTGGTGGTCCATGACCGGCTGGTATCGGACGAGGTGATGGCCCTGGTGCGCCGGGATGCCAAACGCATCTTCGTCGGCAAGCTGGCGGGCAACCACTGCGTGCCCCAGGAGGGGATCAACCAGCTCCTGCTGGATGAGGCAAGGAAAGGGCAGCGAGTGGTGAGGCTGAAAGGGGGCGACCCCTTCATCTTCGGTCGGGGCGGCGAGGAGCTGGAGACCCTGGTCGGCAGCGGGGTGGGCTTCCAGGTGGTGCCGGGGATCACCGCGGCGAGCGGTTGCGCCGCCTACGCGGGGATTCCGCTGACCCACCGGGATCACGCCCAGAGCGTGCGCTTCGTCACCGCCCACGGCAAGGGGGGCACCCAGGATCTCGACTGGCCCCTGCTCGCCAGAGACAAACAGACGCTGGTGTTCTACATGGGGCTCTCGTCCTGCACCACCATCCGCGAGCAGCTGATGGCCCACGGCAAGGACGGCTCTACTCCGGTGGCCCTCATCGAGCGCGGCACCCAGCCCTGCCAGCGGGTCATTCGCGGCACGCTAGACCAACTGCCGGAGCTGGCGGTCGGCGTCGAGAGCCCTGCCCTCATCATGGTGGGATCTGTCGTCACCCTGGCCGATCAACTCGCCTGGTTCGGCCAGGCCAACGGCCCGGAGCAGGCCCAGGTTTCTGCCTGA